A window of Pirellula sp. SH-Sr6A contains these coding sequences:
- the ribH gene encoding 6,7-dimethyl-8-ribityllumazine synthase → MPQTLDLAHSVNTQGIEAHRIAIVVSEYNDHITGKLRDGAVSTLLEAGIKDEDILIVPVPGAWELPFGVQQLLGERTCRGAIALGAVIRGETTHDQHINRAVSMALMQLSLDHNKPVAFGLLTVNSLEQAIQRSGGNVGNKGEESALALLACLRVAAAAAHLHR, encoded by the coding sequence ATGCCACAAACACTTGATCTCGCACATAGCGTGAACACCCAAGGCATCGAAGCGCATCGCATCGCCATCGTCGTTTCTGAATACAACGATCACATTACCGGCAAACTGAGAGACGGAGCCGTCAGCACCCTCCTGGAAGCGGGAATCAAAGATGAAGACATCTTGATCGTCCCGGTGCCAGGAGCATGGGAACTCCCCTTCGGAGTCCAGCAACTCCTCGGCGAGCGGACCTGCCGCGGCGCCATCGCCCTCGGCGCTGTCATTCGCGGGGAAACGACCCATGACCAACACATCAACCGAGCCGTGAGCATGGCACTCATGCAACTCTCCTTGGACCACAACAAACCCGTCGCGTTCGGCCTCCTCACCGTGAATAGCTTGGAACAAGCCATCCAACGAAGTGGCGGCAATGTCGGCAACAAAGGAGAAGAGTCCGCCCTCGCCCTCCTCGCGTGCCTCCGTGTCGCCGCTGCGGCCGCACACCTTCACCGCTAA
- a CDS encoding PEP-CTERM sorting domain-containing protein (PEP-CTERM proteins occur, often in large numbers, in the proteomes of bacteria that also encode an exosortase, a predicted intramembrane cysteine proteinase. The presence of a PEP-CTERM domain at a protein's C-terminus predicts cleavage within the sorting domain, followed by covalent anchoring to some some component of the (usually Gram-negative) cell surface. Many PEP-CTERM proteins exhibit an unusual sequence composition that includes large numbers of potential glycosylation sites. Expression of one such protein has been shown restore the ability of a bacterium to form floc, a type of biofilm.) codes for MASTAWQIFLDPGGLPFDFEDKQGIAGVTSLTYVKPELTITITRTSGATFDIDSPGVNPFLNGSLSPFNGNNGVYLDDHFQIELSRPVAAFFMDAGDFGGDFDSLVFEGFVGPGLTGESAGWQGSLPGGGTNFGYATMQLTRDPDLPGFRSFRFRGGTPVAPNSVYYDNIRFRLSSVPEPGAALLVALGCTCIGAIRFRRRKMDLDRELS; via the coding sequence GTGGCTTCTACTGCTTGGCAAATCTTCCTTGATCCGGGCGGACTTCCCTTCGACTTTGAGGACAAGCAGGGGATTGCAGGAGTCACATCACTGACGTACGTGAAGCCCGAATTGACGATCACGATCACGAGAACCTCGGGTGCGACATTCGATATCGATTCACCGGGAGTGAATCCGTTCCTCAATGGAAGCCTAAGTCCATTCAACGGCAACAACGGGGTGTACCTCGACGATCATTTCCAGATTGAGCTAAGTCGACCTGTCGCGGCCTTTTTCATGGATGCGGGAGACTTCGGGGGAGATTTCGATTCCTTGGTGTTCGAAGGGTTCGTGGGACCAGGATTGACGGGTGAGAGCGCCGGCTGGCAAGGCTCTTTGCCGGGTGGGGGAACGAACTTCGGGTACGCCACGATGCAACTAACACGAGATCCGGATCTGCCAGGTTTTCGGTCGTTCCGATTCCGAGGAGGAACACCGGTCGCGCCGAACTCGGTCTATTACGACAACATCCGCTTTCGACTGTCCTCCGTTCCCGAGCCGGGCGCCGCGTTACTAGTCGCTTTGGGATGCACCTGCATCGGCGCCATTCGATTCCGGAGAAGGAAAATGGATCTCGATCGCGAACTCTCCTGA